From one Plantibacter flavus genomic stretch:
- a CDS encoding glycerate kinase: MTQHIVIAPDSFKGTATAAQVAEAIADGWRTVRPDDLLQSLPMADGGEGTLDAFAAAVPGARRHPITVTGPIGDPVDAEWLELPDGSAVVELAQTSGLTLLDPLQPFAAHTVGFGEAIAAALDHGARRLLLAIGGSSSTDGGAGLLSALGARLIDADGASTAHGNAGLATLDRIDTTGLRALPADGAVILSDVTNPLLGDRGAAAVFGPQKGADATDVPVLDANLARFARRAQDAFGQDLADAAAVEPGAGAAGGAGFGLLVWGATATSGAGGVGEAIALTEAAAAASIVITGEGRFDDQTADGKVASWVAGLAADRTMLVAGAIQAPTEGIFLAAASLTELAGGAEAAMAEPLVHLRAAGAALATQYRP, from the coding sequence ATGACCCAGCACATCGTCATCGCACCGGACTCGTTCAAGGGCACGGCGACCGCCGCGCAGGTCGCCGAGGCGATCGCCGACGGGTGGCGGACCGTCCGGCCGGATGACCTCCTGCAGTCGCTTCCCATGGCCGACGGCGGCGAGGGCACGCTCGACGCATTCGCGGCCGCCGTGCCTGGAGCGCGTCGGCACCCGATCACGGTCACCGGCCCGATCGGCGACCCGGTGGACGCCGAATGGCTCGAGTTGCCCGACGGCTCCGCGGTCGTGGAACTGGCGCAGACGAGCGGGCTGACCCTCCTCGACCCCCTACAGCCGTTCGCAGCGCACACCGTCGGCTTCGGCGAGGCCATCGCAGCCGCCCTCGACCACGGTGCGCGACGACTGCTGCTCGCGATCGGCGGAAGTTCCAGCACGGACGGTGGAGCCGGACTCCTGTCCGCGCTGGGCGCCCGGTTGATCGATGCCGACGGCGCTTCGACGGCGCACGGCAATGCGGGGCTGGCGACCCTGGACCGGATCGACACCACCGGCCTCCGTGCGCTGCCGGCCGACGGTGCGGTCATCCTCAGCGACGTGACCAACCCGCTGCTCGGCGACCGCGGTGCCGCAGCGGTGTTCGGACCGCAGAAGGGGGCAGATGCCACGGACGTCCCCGTCCTCGACGCGAACCTCGCGCGGTTCGCGCGTCGAGCCCAGGACGCCTTCGGCCAGGACCTCGCTGACGCGGCAGCGGTCGAACCCGGCGCCGGTGCCGCGGGCGGTGCGGGCTTCGGCCTCCTCGTGTGGGGAGCCACCGCCACCTCGGGCGCGGGTGGTGTCGGTGAGGCGATCGCCCTCACGGAAGCGGCCGCCGCGGCGTCGATCGTGATCACGGGCGAGGGCCGCTTCGACGACCAGACGGCCGACGGCAAGGTCGCATCCTGGGTCGCCGGGCTCGCGGCGGACCGGACCATGCTCGTCGCCGGAGCGATCCAGGCGCCCACGGAGGGGATCTTCCTCGCGGCGGCCTCGCTCACGGAGCTGGCCGGCGGCGCCGAGGCGGCGATGGCCGAACCGCTCGTCCACCTGCGTGCGGCCGGGGCGGCACTGGCCACCCAGTACCGCCCCTGA
- a CDS encoding M24 family metallopeptidase, producing the protein MNDERPGPDEDDRRRKHARLVSLLEARGAGTIVLRSAAAVSWYLDGSRVHVSLAADPIVAVVVSPGDAWLVATSNEVDRLQAEELPDIRVRTVPWHTPIDTVLPSGDGVLQESDVAAELRAARASLLPAELSRFRSLGRATTSALETLVDEVAPDWTEREVAADLAGRLVAAGIDPLVLLVAGEDRLAHRHPLPTEGRLGSRAMVVACGRRDGLIVNLTRWFDEGGTPAEPFATGMQRIRAVERAYLDATVPGASLADILRTGSAAYAEQGFDVEEWTKHHQGGAAGYAGRDPRATPEASDVVQPWQAFAWNPTARGVKVEDTVVVTPDGVEVLTTSSASTHQIPSTMGG; encoded by the coding sequence ATGAACGACGAGCGACCCGGGCCGGACGAGGACGACCGCCGGCGCAAGCACGCCCGGCTCGTGTCGCTCCTGGAGGCCCGCGGAGCAGGCACGATCGTGCTGCGGTCCGCCGCCGCGGTCAGCTGGTACCTCGACGGCTCGCGCGTCCATGTGAGTCTCGCGGCCGACCCGATCGTCGCGGTCGTGGTCTCGCCGGGCGACGCGTGGCTCGTCGCGACCTCCAACGAGGTGGACCGGCTGCAGGCCGAGGAGCTGCCCGACATCCGCGTTCGGACGGTGCCGTGGCACACGCCGATCGACACGGTGCTGCCGAGTGGGGACGGGGTGCTGCAGGAGTCCGACGTCGCCGCCGAGCTTCGGGCGGCGCGTGCGTCGCTCCTCCCAGCCGAACTCTCGCGGTTCCGTTCGCTCGGGCGAGCGACGACGTCGGCGCTCGAGACGCTCGTCGACGAGGTCGCTCCTGACTGGACGGAACGCGAGGTCGCCGCGGACCTCGCCGGGCGCCTCGTCGCGGCCGGGATCGACCCACTCGTCCTCCTCGTCGCCGGGGAGGACAGACTCGCCCATCGGCACCCGCTGCCGACCGAGGGGCGACTCGGTTCCCGGGCCATGGTCGTCGCCTGCGGCCGCCGCGACGGGCTCATCGTGAACCTCACGCGGTGGTTCGACGAGGGCGGCACCCCGGCCGAGCCGTTCGCCACGGGCATGCAGCGCATCCGGGCCGTCGAACGTGCCTATCTCGACGCCACCGTGCCGGGTGCCTCGCTCGCCGACATCCTCCGGACGGGGAGTGCCGCTTACGCCGAGCAGGGCTTCGACGTCGAGGAGTGGACGAAACACCATCAGGGCGGTGCGGCCGGCTACGCGGGACGCGATCCGCGCGCCACGCCTGAGGCGAGCGACGTCGTCCAGCCCTGGCAGGCGTTCGCCTGGAACCCGACCGCCCGCGGCGTGAAGGTCGAGGACACCGTCGTGGTCACGCCGGACGGTGTCGAGGTGCTGACGACGAGCTCGGCCTCGACCCACCAGATCCCGTCCACCATGGGAGGCTGA
- a CDS encoding Gfo/Idh/MocA family protein: protein MTSTDHTTAPTVVVVGIHGHGASHVAAARALAATGAIHLVGLVDRTFTEEDRATGDAPLRGSLEECFAAGRVDVVILSTPIHTHLDLAVTALEHGADVLLEKPPVTSNDELDRLEATAARTGGLVQVGFQSLGSHAIGEIAVIVGSGEIGAVTALEARGTWVRTVGYWTRAAWSGRRSLDGVPVVDGVVTNPLAHAVQTMLRLGGATDRAAIATIDLDQYRANDIEADDTSVVRITPQRGPVMTAALTLCAQATTDPVVTVHGELGSIRFHYTRDEVEVVVDGVTRRRWTTGRTELLPDLLRAREAVRAGQDAALVSSLADASAFTAVLDAVRSAPAPHPIPADLVEWLGTGDERRPVIPRIEELVAEAAATGSTFAELGADWARR from the coding sequence ATGACCAGCACCGACCACACCACCGCCCCGACCGTCGTGGTCGTCGGGATCCACGGCCATGGCGCCAGCCACGTGGCGGCAGCCAGGGCGCTCGCCGCGACCGGCGCGATCCACCTCGTCGGCCTCGTCGACCGGACCTTCACCGAGGAGGACCGCGCCACCGGGGACGCGCCGCTCCGCGGTTCACTCGAGGAGTGCTTCGCCGCCGGGCGGGTGGACGTGGTCATCCTCTCGACCCCGATCCACACGCACCTGGATCTCGCCGTCACCGCGCTCGAGCACGGCGCCGACGTCCTGCTCGAGAAGCCGCCGGTGACCTCGAACGACGAACTCGACCGGTTGGAGGCCACCGCCGCCCGGACCGGCGGGCTCGTGCAGGTCGGGTTCCAGAGTCTCGGATCACATGCGATCGGCGAGATCGCGGTCATCGTCGGCAGCGGGGAGATCGGGGCCGTGACAGCGCTCGAGGCGAGGGGCACCTGGGTCCGCACCGTCGGGTACTGGACGCGTGCCGCATGGTCGGGCAGGCGCTCGCTCGACGGTGTGCCCGTCGTGGACGGTGTCGTCACCAACCCCCTCGCTCACGCGGTCCAGACCATGCTGCGGCTCGGCGGTGCGACCGACCGCGCGGCGATCGCCACCATCGACCTCGACCAGTACCGGGCCAACGACATCGAGGCCGACGACACCTCGGTCGTCCGCATCACCCCACAGCGCGGTCCGGTCATGACGGCGGCGCTCACCCTGTGCGCGCAGGCGACGACCGACCCGGTGGTCACGGTGCACGGGGAGCTCGGCTCGATCCGGTTCCACTACACGCGCGACGAGGTCGAGGTGGTCGTCGACGGCGTCACCCGGCGACGCTGGACCACAGGCCGGACCGAGCTGCTCCCCGACCTCCTCCGCGCGCGCGAGGCGGTCCGGGCGGGTCAGGACGCCGCACTCGTCAGCTCCCTGGCCGACGCGTCCGCCTTCACCGCCGTCCTCGACGCGGTCCGATCGGCCCCAGCGCCGCACCCCATCCCCGCTGATCTCGTCGAGTGGCTCGGGACGGGCGACGAGCGCCGCCCGGTGATCCCGAGAATCGAGGAGCTCGTCGCCGAAGCGGCCGCCACCGGCAGCACCTTCGCCGAACTCGGGGCCGATTGGGCCCGGCGATGA
- a CDS encoding DUF6807 family protein produces MSNRFPTAGPTPTISDVAVQAGVSKATVSRVLNGKATVDAAIADRVLAAVAALGYRPSMLARSLSLGRTNTIGVVVPDLENPMFQEILRGVTRAAAADGYRVLVTDTEEDPADEAAAAREARRRCDAIVLCSPRLAEPELRALLAELHPVVLVNRELADSPVPSVSIDYASGMEQVLAELHALGHRHILYLAGPAASQGDRLRRVGIARARSDLGDLSVDIVTAGSALVDGAAVVETVVQHDATAVVAFNDLVALGLVSALRGAGVSVPSALSVVGFDDIPFAAFAVPALSTVSVPRRELGAEAWSRLRDTIGGADGGHPLVFRPRFVARESTAARPAASPPVWHGTEQHPTSPELTARLGDREVLALHDGSGLGPTDAPRPFAHPVTSLGGTVVTESAPDDHPHHVGLSMAVADVDGVSYWGGRTYVAGQGSTMLDNHGAQRVTETEVDAGVLRQTLDWVGRDGTTQLRESRSTVVEAFALPGSDVGSGRSALRVAVSSVLQTTGSTVTIGSPATNGREGAGYGGWFWRLPADARRSVLSAEGPGESTAHGSRAAWVAFVLDADGSADPETGDAAESAPTPARRPTTVLFRQPAANAFPWFLRAAEYPGVGVSLAATSRTAITADTPLVTGLEAVVVDGALDAEQADAIHRALLTAEERRTEPRSTELRSTGSDA; encoded by the coding sequence ATGAGCAACCGGTTCCCCACTGCTGGCCCGACGCCGACGATCTCGGACGTCGCCGTGCAGGCGGGCGTCTCGAAGGCCACCGTGTCGCGCGTGCTCAACGGCAAGGCGACCGTCGACGCGGCGATCGCCGACCGCGTCCTCGCCGCAGTCGCCGCCCTCGGTTATCGGCCGAGCATGCTGGCCCGAAGCCTGTCGCTCGGCCGCACGAACACCATCGGGGTCGTCGTGCCCGACCTCGAGAACCCGATGTTCCAGGAGATCCTGCGCGGGGTCACCCGGGCCGCGGCGGCCGACGGCTACCGCGTCCTCGTGACCGACACCGAGGAGGACCCGGCCGACGAGGCGGCGGCGGCCCGCGAAGCCCGTCGTCGCTGCGACGCGATCGTCCTCTGCTCACCCCGCCTGGCCGAGCCGGAGCTTCGAGCGCTCCTCGCGGAGCTGCACCCGGTCGTGCTCGTCAACCGCGAGCTCGCCGACTCGCCCGTGCCATCGGTGTCCATCGACTACGCGAGCGGCATGGAGCAGGTGCTCGCCGAGCTGCACGCACTCGGGCACCGGCACATCCTGTACCTCGCGGGGCCCGCCGCGAGCCAGGGCGATCGCCTCCGACGGGTCGGTATCGCCCGTGCCCGCTCGGACCTCGGCGATCTTTCCGTCGACATCGTGACGGCCGGCTCTGCGCTGGTGGACGGCGCGGCGGTCGTCGAGACGGTGGTGCAGCACGACGCGACCGCCGTCGTCGCCTTCAACGACCTCGTCGCACTCGGGCTCGTCTCGGCGCTCCGCGGTGCCGGTGTGTCCGTCCCCTCGGCGCTCAGTGTGGTCGGCTTCGACGACATCCCGTTCGCGGCGTTCGCGGTGCCGGCGCTCAGCACGGTGTCCGTCCCGCGGCGCGAGCTCGGTGCCGAGGCGTGGAGCAGACTGCGCGACACCATCGGCGGCGCGGACGGTGGACACCCGCTCGTCTTCCGACCGCGGTTCGTCGCCCGGGAGAGCACCGCAGCGCGCCCGGCCGCGAGTCCACCGGTCTGGCACGGAACCGAGCAGCACCCCACGTCACCGGAGCTGACCGCCCGGCTCGGCGACCGCGAGGTCCTCGCCCTCCACGACGGCAGCGGCCTCGGACCGACCGACGCCCCGCGACCGTTCGCGCACCCCGTCACCTCGCTCGGCGGGACCGTCGTCACGGAGTCCGCTCCCGACGACCACCCCCACCATGTCGGTCTCTCGATGGCCGTCGCCGACGTCGACGGTGTCTCGTACTGGGGTGGTCGCACCTACGTCGCCGGGCAGGGGTCGACGATGCTCGACAACCACGGTGCCCAGCGCGTCACCGAGACCGAGGTGGACGCCGGTGTGCTGCGTCAGACCCTCGACTGGGTCGGGCGCGACGGGACGACGCAGCTGCGGGAGTCGCGCAGCACGGTCGTCGAGGCGTTCGCCCTGCCCGGATCCGATGTCGGGAGCGGGAGGTCGGCGCTCCGCGTCGCCGTCTCCAGCGTCCTGCAGACGACGGGATCGACGGTGACGATCGGATCGCCGGCCACGAACGGTCGTGAGGGCGCCGGGTACGGCGGATGGTTCTGGCGGCTGCCCGCGGACGCCAGACGGTCCGTCCTCAGCGCGGAGGGGCCAGGGGAGTCGACCGCGCACGGCTCCCGTGCGGCGTGGGTCGCCTTCGTCCTCGACGCCGACGGGAGCGCCGACCCGGAGACGGGTGACGCGGCCGAGTCCGCCCCGACGCCGGCTCGACGCCCCACGACCGTCCTGTTCCGGCAGCCCGCAGCGAACGCCTTCCCCTGGTTCCTCCGTGCGGCCGAGTACCCGGGAGTCGGGGTCTCGCTCGCCGCCACCAGCCGCACCGCCATCACCGCCGACACCCCGCTCGTCACCGGTCTGGAGGCGGTCGTCGTCGACGGCGCCCTGGACGCGGAGCAGGCGGACGCCATCCACCGCGCGCTCCTCACCGCCGAGGAACGCCGCACCGAACCGCGCAGTACCGAACTGCGCAGCACAGGGAGTGACGCATGA
- a CDS encoding NAD-dependent epimerase/dehydratase family protein, with translation MRIIVTGGAGRLGRSVASALAEAGHEVVSVDRTDPGLPGVEGRTADLLDHDATHELFAALRPDAVVHLAAIAVPFSAPEHVILSTNQTLAFTALTAGIAAGATRLLAASSPTVIGYGAPHGWTPEALPITEEHRVAPWNAYALSKVAIESTVAMLARAHGDAVVTGAFRPCFVVSPEEWEGAPTQQGHTIVDRLADPALAAVSLYNYVDARDAGRFVAAWIDRAEARHSGEIYFVGADDALALAPLSTLLPAQVPSTAGFADGLVDRAAAFSSAKATAHLGWRPEHGWRSVLSPAEAARLTDLLAADTGRPATIPVPAPAPR, from the coding sequence ATGCGCATCATCGTCACCGGCGGCGCAGGACGACTCGGGCGGAGCGTCGCGAGCGCCCTCGCCGAAGCAGGCCACGAGGTCGTCTCCGTCGATCGGACCGACCCCGGGCTCCCCGGCGTCGAGGGCCGGACCGCGGACCTCCTCGACCATGACGCCACCCATGAGCTCTTCGCCGCCCTGCGGCCCGACGCGGTCGTGCACCTGGCGGCGATCGCCGTGCCCTTCAGCGCGCCGGAGCACGTCATCCTGTCGACCAACCAGACGCTCGCCTTCACCGCCCTCACCGCGGGGATCGCCGCCGGAGCCACCCGGCTGCTGGCCGCGAGCAGCCCGACCGTCATCGGCTACGGCGCCCCGCACGGGTGGACGCCCGAGGCGCTCCCCATCACCGAGGAGCACCGGGTCGCCCCGTGGAACGCCTACGCGCTGTCGAAGGTCGCGATCGAGTCGACGGTCGCGATGCTCGCCCGAGCCCACGGCGACGCCGTCGTGACCGGCGCCTTCCGGCCGTGCTTCGTCGTCTCCCCGGAGGAGTGGGAGGGCGCACCGACGCAGCAGGGGCACACCATCGTCGACCGGCTCGCCGATCCCGCCCTCGCAGCCGTGTCCCTGTACAACTACGTGGACGCGCGCGACGCAGGTCGCTTCGTCGCCGCCTGGATCGATCGCGCGGAAGCCCGGCACTCCGGTGAGATCTACTTCGTCGGCGCCGACGACGCACTGGCCCTCGCGCCCCTGTCCACCCTGCTCCCCGCGCAGGTCCCGAGCACCGCCGGATTCGCCGACGGACTCGTCGACCGAGCCGCCGCCTTCAGCAGCGCGAAGGCCACCGCCCACCTCGGGTGGCGCCCGGAGCACGGCTGGCGATCGGTGCTCAGCCCCGCCGAGGCGGCCAGGCTCACCGATCTGCTCGCCGCCGACACCGGCCGGCCGGCCACCATTCCTGTTCCAGCCCCAGCCCCACGATGA
- a CDS encoding 5-dehydro-4-deoxyglucarate dehydratase yields the protein MPAPLAFDGVLYFPITPFDAAGEVDLGLLGTHLESRLEHRPGGVFPACGTGELHAMSPSEAARVVGRTVEVVDGAVPVIGGAGGGVATAKELAAAAEEAGADAILLMPPYLVSGPAAGLQAYVEDVLSATSLPAIVYHRNNARYTTATMRHLARNPQVVGFKDGVGDVAAAQDIVLAVHEEGRSDFAFFNGLLTAELTQAAYRGIGIPLYSSAVFAMLPELATLFYRAYTEHDEPLRERLLREFYRPLVALRDETPGFAVSLIKAGVRLGGLPVGSVRSPFVDPTPEQTDRLEALLATGADLVAEHATLAAGR from the coding sequence ATGCCAGCACCGCTCGCCTTCGACGGCGTCCTGTACTTCCCGATCACCCCATTCGACGCCGCGGGCGAGGTCGACCTGGGGCTCCTCGGCACCCACCTCGAGTCGCGACTCGAACACCGCCCGGGAGGGGTGTTCCCCGCCTGCGGCACCGGCGAGCTGCACGCGATGTCGCCGTCGGAGGCCGCCCGCGTCGTCGGGCGGACCGTCGAGGTCGTCGACGGCGCCGTCCCGGTCATCGGTGGCGCCGGAGGAGGCGTGGCGACCGCGAAGGAACTCGCCGCGGCGGCCGAGGAGGCGGGAGCCGACGCGATCCTGCTCATGCCGCCGTACCTCGTCTCCGGGCCGGCGGCCGGACTGCAGGCGTACGTCGAGGACGTCCTCTCGGCGACGAGCCTCCCGGCGATCGTCTACCACCGGAACAACGCCCGGTACACGACGGCGACGATGCGCCACCTCGCGCGCAACCCGCAGGTCGTCGGCTTCAAGGACGGCGTCGGCGACGTCGCGGCCGCCCAGGACATCGTGCTGGCGGTGCACGAGGAGGGCCGCTCTGACTTCGCCTTCTTCAACGGCCTCCTCACCGCCGAGCTCACGCAGGCCGCCTACCGCGGCATCGGCATCCCGCTCTACTCCTCGGCCGTCTTCGCCATGCTGCCGGAGCTCGCGACGCTGTTCTACCGCGCGTACACCGAGCACGACGAGCCGCTCCGAGAACGCCTGCTGCGCGAGTTCTACCGTCCACTGGTGGCCCTCCGCGACGAGACCCCCGGCTTCGCCGTGTCGCTCATCAAGGCCGGCGTCCGGCTCGGCGGTCTGCCGGTCGGTTCCGTGCGATCGCCCTTCGTCGATCCGACCCCGGAGCAGACCGACCGCCTGGAGGCGCTGCTCGCGACCGGCGCCGACCTCGTCGCCGAGCACGCGACCCTCGCCGCAGGACGCTGA
- a CDS encoding mandelate racemase/muconate lactonizing enzyme family protein: protein MPGIASITTSLGRFTMPRPWVPEAPWLHLIRVDVVDDEGATGSGFTWTPTIGATAVRALLDDDITAAALGATTDPEALWPRLWAHLHEAGGGGITTIAIAGLDTALWDLRGRRAGLGLSDLLGRRRDTVRAYGSGVNLHLDAASLAAQVERWIAAGYDAVKIKVGKPDLAEDVDRVTMVRELLGPDRRLMIDANQRWDVDRAVSSLERLGGVDPAWIEEPLRSDDTAGYERLRQATDIPIALGENVHTIHRFRDLVDRGVADVLQPNVVRVGGITPFLAIAALVDDAGLTLAPHLLPDLSGQLALALPQVTEVEDVEDAGFVAIGAIDPPGPVTIAEGLVQVEQRPGLGFVIRDRIAESAPVAH, encoded by the coding sequence ATGCCGGGGATCGCCTCCATCACCACCTCGCTCGGCCGGTTCACCATGCCGCGCCCCTGGGTGCCCGAGGCGCCGTGGCTGCATCTCATCCGCGTGGACGTCGTCGACGACGAGGGGGCGACCGGCTCGGGCTTCACGTGGACACCGACGATCGGAGCGACGGCCGTCCGCGCGCTGCTCGACGACGACATCACGGCCGCCGCCCTCGGAGCGACGACCGACCCCGAAGCGCTCTGGCCCCGACTGTGGGCGCATCTGCACGAGGCCGGTGGTGGCGGGATCACCACGATCGCGATCGCCGGGCTCGACACCGCGCTCTGGGACCTCCGTGGGCGACGGGCCGGTCTCGGGCTCTCCGACCTCCTCGGCCGTCGACGCGACACGGTCCGGGCGTACGGCAGTGGCGTGAACCTCCACCTCGACGCCGCCTCGCTCGCCGCGCAGGTCGAGCGGTGGATCGCGGCGGGCTACGACGCCGTCAAGATCAAGGTCGGTAAGCCAGACCTCGCCGAGGACGTCGACCGTGTGACGATGGTGCGCGAACTGCTCGGACCGGACCGCCGGCTCATGATCGACGCGAACCAGCGCTGGGACGTCGACCGCGCGGTCTCGTCCCTGGAACGGCTCGGCGGCGTCGACCCGGCGTGGATCGAGGAGCCGCTGCGCTCCGACGACACCGCGGGGTACGAACGGCTGCGCCAGGCGACCGACATCCCGATCGCGCTGGGCGAGAACGTGCACACGATCCACCGGTTCCGCGACCTCGTCGACCGTGGCGTCGCCGACGTCCTGCAACCGAACGTCGTGCGCGTCGGCGGCATCACCCCCTTCCTCGCGATCGCCGCGCTCGTCGACGACGCCGGGCTGACGCTCGCCCCGCACCTGCTCCCCGACCTCTCCGGGCAGCTCGCCCTCGCCCTCCCGCAGGTCACCGAGGTCGAGGACGTCGAGGACGCGGGCTTCGTCGCGATCGGCGCCATCGACCCGCCCGGGCCGGTCACCATCGCGGAGGGCCTGGTGCAGGTCGAGCAGCGACCCGGCCTCGGATTCGTGATCCGCGACCGGATCGCCGAGAGCGCTCCCGTCGCGCACTGA
- a CDS encoding aldehyde dehydrogenase (NADP(+)) has product MHDTDHSTGTIDRTTPARSRTDDSDSVRGRIDDADGSGNSSSVGHGGDTVTPAGHTGDAASDAGRAAVPTLDEVAAAAGAASSELASTVPSTRAAWLEAVADALDGRVDELVALADEESHLGTTRLTGEVARTTGQLRLFAAVLRDGAFLEVVIDHADTSTTPPKPELRRMLRPTGPVAVFSASNFPFAFSVAGGDTASALAAGCPVIVKAHSAHPRLSRLTAAIVTEALRSAGAPDGTFALVEGREQGTALVQHPAITAVGFTGSLAGGRALFDLASQRPAPIPFYGELGSTNPVVITEAALQGEAAGELARGLAASFTLGVGQFCTNPGLVLVPSGSGFAELVAQAAADTVAGRMLTPGIAEAYAAGTARAAGHPGVRTLLGDGTAAADSGVPTVLATTAVTVLDAPDVLLEEIFGPATLVIEVVDDAELHAVLAEVGGALTATVHAAPGEDIAGLVSRLEPIAGRVLFGGWPTGVAVGWAQHHGGPWPATTSLHTSVGASAVRRFQRPIVYQDAPERVLPEALHEANPLRLPRRVDGVPELPAAARA; this is encoded by the coding sequence ATGCACGACACCGACCACAGCACCGGCACGATCGACCGCACCACCCCCGCCAGGTCGCGCACCGACGATTCGGACAGCGTCCGCGGACGTATCGACGACGCCGACGGCAGCGGCAACAGCAGCAGCGTGGGCCACGGCGGCGACACCGTCACGCCCGCAGGTCACACCGGCGACGCCGCGTCCGATGCGGGACGTGCCGCCGTTCCGACCCTCGACGAGGTCGCCGCGGCAGCAGGCGCGGCCTCCTCCGAGCTCGCATCCACTGTGCCCTCGACCCGCGCCGCCTGGCTCGAGGCCGTCGCCGACGCCCTCGACGGACGGGTCGACGAGCTCGTCGCACTCGCCGACGAGGAGTCCCACCTCGGGACCACGCGCCTCACGGGCGAGGTCGCGCGGACGACGGGCCAGCTGCGGCTGTTCGCCGCCGTCCTCCGCGACGGCGCATTCCTCGAGGTCGTCATCGACCACGCCGATACCTCCACCACCCCGCCCAAGCCGGAGCTGCGACGCATGCTCCGGCCGACGGGTCCGGTCGCGGTCTTCAGCGCGTCCAACTTCCCGTTCGCGTTCTCGGTCGCCGGTGGCGACACGGCATCAGCCCTGGCTGCCGGATGTCCGGTCATCGTGAAGGCGCACTCCGCCCACCCGCGGCTTTCGCGACTGACCGCGGCGATCGTCACCGAGGCGTTGCGCTCGGCCGGCGCCCCGGACGGCACGTTCGCGCTCGTCGAGGGTCGTGAGCAGGGCACCGCCCTCGTGCAGCACCCGGCGATCACCGCGGTCGGGTTCACCGGCTCACTCGCCGGCGGGCGCGCACTGTTCGACCTCGCGTCGCAGCGGCCGGCCCCGATCCCGTTCTACGGCGAGCTCGGCAGCACGAACCCGGTCGTCATCACCGAGGCCGCACTGCAGGGCGAGGCGGCAGGTGAACTCGCGCGCGGACTGGCGGCGTCGTTCACCCTCGGTGTGGGGCAGTTCTGCACGAACCCCGGTCTCGTGCTCGTGCCGAGCGGCAGCGGGTTCGCCGAGCTCGTCGCGCAAGCCGCGGCGGACACCGTCGCCGGGCGCATGCTGACGCCGGGCATCGCCGAGGCGTACGCCGCGGGCACCGCTCGCGCCGCCGGTCATCCCGGGGTGCGGACGCTCCTCGGCGACGGGACGGCGGCTGCGGATTCCGGCGTTCCGACCGTCCTCGCGACCACCGCCGTGACGGTCCTCGACGCGCCCGACGTCCTGCTCGAGGAGATCTTCGGGCCGGCGACGCTCGTCATCGAGGTCGTGGACGACGCCGAGCTGCACGCGGTCCTGGCCGAGGTCGGTGGCGCGCTCACGGCGACCGTGCACGCGGCGCCCGGTGAGGACATCGCCGGTCTCGTGTCGCGGCTCGAGCCGATCGCCGGGCGAGTGCTCTTCGGGGGCTGGCCGACGGGTGTCGCGGTCGGCTGGGCGCAGCACCACGGCGGACCGTGGCCGGCGACGACCTCGCTCCACACCTCGGTGGGCGCGTCGGCGGTGCGCCGCTTCCAGCGTCCGATCGTCTACCAGGACGCCCCCGAGCGCGTGCTCCCCGAAGCCCTGCACGAGGCGAACCCGCTCCGTCTCCCCCGCCGCGTCGACGGCGTCCCGGAGCTCCCCGCCGCAGCCCGCGCCTGA